Proteins encoded within one genomic window of Empedobacter falsenii:
- a CDS encoding pirin family protein, with amino-acid sequence MNTKNIEAVIAPREPHFVGDGFRVHNFIPSGYNLDMRRTDPFIMLDYNSKFHFPATDKPKGVGVHPHRGFETVTIAYEGSVSHHDSSGGGGTIHQGDVQWMTAASGVLHKEYHAEEFYKQGGIFQMVQLWVNLPAKDKMSAPKYQAIEHKDIPTVEVENGFIEVIAGEYNQTKGAASTFSPVNMLNAKLNEGGKANFSFPANYNTVLLVIDGEVKVNNQEIVPTDHLLLFTNEGEDFSIEATENSVVLILSGEPLNEPIASYGPFVMNTQEQIREAFEDFNNGKFGTLED; translated from the coding sequence ATGAATACAAAAAATATAGAAGCAGTAATTGCGCCAAGAGAGCCACATTTTGTAGGAGACGGTTTTAGAGTTCATAACTTCATTCCAAGTGGATATAATTTAGATATGAGAAGAACGGATCCATTTATTATGTTAGATTACAATTCAAAATTTCATTTTCCAGCAACAGACAAACCAAAAGGTGTTGGCGTGCATCCACACCGTGGTTTCGAAACTGTAACTATTGCTTATGAAGGAAGCGTTTCTCATCATGATAGTTCTGGAGGAGGAGGAACAATTCATCAAGGAGATGTACAATGGATGACAGCAGCTTCTGGTGTTTTACACAAAGAATATCATGCAGAAGAATTTTATAAACAAGGTGGAATTTTTCAAATGGTTCAATTGTGGGTAAATCTTCCTGCAAAAGACAAAATGAGCGCACCAAAATATCAAGCAATTGAACATAAAGATATTCCAACTGTAGAAGTTGAAAATGGTTTTATCGAAGTTATTGCTGGTGAATATAACCAAACAAAAGGTGCTGCATCAACATTTTCTCCTGTTAATATGCTGAATGCAAAATTGAATGAAGGCGGAAAAGCTAATTTTAGTTTTCCTGCAAATTACAATACCGTTTTATTAGTTATTGATGGAGAAGTAAAAGTGAACAACCAAGAAATTGTTCCAACTGATCACTTATTATTGTTTACAAATGAAGGCGAAGATTTCTCAATTGAAGCAACAGAAAATAGTGTGGTATTAATTTTGAGTGGAGAACCTCTTAATGAGCCAATAGCTTCTTATGGTCCTTTTGTGATGAATACACAAGAGCAAATTCGCGAAGCTTTTGAGGATTTTAATAACGGAAAATTTGGTACTTTAGAAGATTAA
- the folE gene encoding GTP cyclohydrolase I FolE, with product MCDKHLHDEMGDDHISANLETPLRADAFELSAEEKVEKIEADFRNIMETLGLDLTDDSLKGTPKRVAKMFVKEIFGGLLPERKPGMSTFENKYNYNQMLVEKDIVVYSTCEHHFLPIVGRAHVGYISKGKVIGLSKMNRIVEYYAKRPQVQERLTMQIVKAMQEALGTDDVACIIDAKHLCVNSRGIKDIESSTVTAEYGGAFKDNEQLRKEFISYIGMKTTFNV from the coding sequence ATGTGTGATAAACATCTTCATGACGAAATGGGGGACGACCATATTTCAGCAAACTTAGAAACGCCTTTGAGAGCTGATGCCTTTGAGTTGTCTGCTGAAGAAAAAGTGGAAAAGATAGAAGCGGATTTCCGTAACATCATGGAAACTTTAGGCTTAGATTTAACAGATGATAGTTTGAAAGGAACGCCAAAACGTGTTGCGAAAATGTTCGTAAAAGAGATTTTTGGTGGTTTATTGCCAGAGCGTAAGCCTGGAATGTCAACTTTCGAAAATAAATATAACTACAATCAAATGTTGGTTGAAAAAGATATCGTGGTTTATTCAACTTGCGAGCATCACTTTTTACCAATCGTTGGACGTGCACATGTTGGTTACATCTCGAAAGGGAAAGTAATCGGATTGTCTAAAATGAATCGTATTGTAGAATATTATGCAAAACGTCCGCAAGTACAAGAGCGTTTGACAATGCAAATTGTGAAAGCAATGCAAGAAGCGTTAGGTACAGACGATGTAGCATGTATTATCGATGCGAAACATTTGTGTGTAAATTCGCGCGGAATCAAAGATATCGAATCAAGTACAGTAACTGCCGAATATGGTGGAGCATTTAAAGATAATGAGCAATTAAGAAAAGAGTTTATTTCGTACATCGGAATGAAAACTACTTTTAATGTTTAA
- the hutH gene encoding histidine ammonia-lyase, which translates to MKRLSLKYHKFEKMIKKTYGIDFLSFEDYKGIKEGNIEIELNEASKQQILKSQQNVAKIVASGQTVYGINTGFGPLCDTKISEEETRQLQYNLLISHAVGVGNPIKKEISKTMLIAKAHALSKGYSGVTLDVVERILLMVEKDIIPVVPEKGSVGASGDLAPLSHLFLPLIGEGKVWDGDTIVSTKEALTKHNLQPLHLSAKEGLGLINGTQFILSHALNGLEKFEYLLNLADVAGALSLEAYEGSPRPFEEELHQVRPFKGTLLVAERMRNLLKGSEIAFSHAECGRVQDPYSLRCMPQVHGASRNAFFHLQELAEIELNSVTDNPIVVSDEEAISGGNFHGQPLAMVLDYATIAASELGNISDRRQYLLIEGKYGLPKLLTESSGLNSGFMIPQYTSAALCTENKTLCFPASADSIPTSLGQEDHVSMGSISGRKFNQVLDNVERILAIELMYACQGLEFRRPRKTSAFLEEVFTKVRSVSPKLEDDRLIGDDINNIIDLLQTEDFKKLILSF; encoded by the coding sequence ATGAAAAGATTATCTTTGAAGTATCACAAATTCGAAAAAATGATCAAGAAAACTTACGGTATCGATTTTCTTTCGTTCGAGGATTACAAAGGAATCAAAGAAGGAAACATCGAAATTGAACTTAATGAAGCGAGTAAACAACAAATCTTAAAATCGCAACAAAACGTTGCTAAAATAGTTGCTTCTGGTCAAACAGTTTATGGAATTAACACTGGTTTTGGACCACTTTGCGACACTAAAATTTCGGAAGAAGAAACGCGTCAACTTCAATATAATTTATTAATCAGTCATGCGGTTGGTGTTGGAAATCCAATCAAGAAAGAAATTTCTAAAACCATGTTAATTGCAAAAGCACATGCTTTATCAAAAGGATATTCTGGTGTGACTTTAGATGTTGTGGAACGAATTTTATTAATGGTCGAAAAAGATATTATTCCGGTCGTTCCTGAAAAAGGATCTGTTGGAGCATCTGGAGATTTAGCGCCATTATCACATTTATTTTTACCATTAATTGGTGAAGGAAAAGTTTGGGATGGCGATACAATTGTTTCGACAAAAGAAGCTTTGACTAAACATAATTTACAACCTTTACATCTTTCTGCAAAAGAAGGTTTAGGATTAATCAACGGAACACAATTCATTTTATCTCATGCGTTAAATGGCTTAGAAAAATTCGAATATTTATTGAATTTAGCTGACGTTGCGGGTGCTTTATCATTAGAAGCTTACGAAGGTTCTCCCCGTCCATTCGAAGAAGAATTACATCAAGTTCGTCCATTCAAAGGAACTTTATTGGTTGCAGAACGTATGCGAAATTTATTGAAAGGTTCTGAAATTGCTTTCTCTCATGCAGAATGTGGTCGTGTACAAGATCCATATTCATTGCGTTGTATGCCTCAAGTTCATGGTGCATCACGAAATGCATTTTTTCATTTACAAGAATTAGCTGAAATCGAATTAAATTCTGTAACAGATAATCCAATTGTTGTTTCGGACGAAGAAGCCATTTCAGGTGGGAATTTCCACGGACAACCATTAGCAATGGTATTAGATTACGCTACAATTGCTGCTTCTGAATTAGGAAATATTTCGGATCGTCGTCAATATTTATTAATCGAAGGAAAATATGGTTTACCAAAATTATTAACAGAAAGCTCTGGTTTAAATTCTGGTTTCATGATTCCTCAATATACCTCAGCCGCACTTTGTACAGAAAACAAAACATTATGTTTTCCTGCATCGGCAGATAGTATTCCGACTTCTTTGGGACAAGAAGATCATGTTTCGATGGGAAGTATTTCTGGACGAAAATTCAACCAAGTTTTAGACAATGTAGAACGTATTTTAGCAATCGAATTAATGTACGCTTGTCAAGGTTTAGAATTTAGAAGACCTCGTAAAACAAGTGCTTTCTTAGAAGAAGTTTTTACAAAAGTTCGTTCAGTTAGTCCAAAATTAGAAGATGATCGTTTGATTGGAGATGATATCAACAATATTATTGATTTATTACAAACAGAAGATTTCAAGAAATTAATTTTAAGTTTCTAA
- a CDS encoding T9SS type A sorting domain-containing protein, which yields MRRNFILEKFIALLFISSSLYAQKMELRAMDIPRSGIRGIANNGNAVMIGYTYNYETNSFVKIDNGIISYANMNEKGDIVGTSKINDLVHPVYKLAGTTEWVSTGVFPNLVKDDAVTVYSISSNGRYIVGQMKSVPFIYDIQTKELKNIIPNGYKYGAGYSVNNEGTTVGWIDADLNGTFRELAVIKKDGQLEKLLTDYAIPINNHIWHVDDNGIAVGEVGLKPFMYNLNTNEYKIFDLPAGYRTGTFISSSNGILVGYVQNMVSDRDAIIYHSSLGDQPKLIKDLLIEQGIEVTIPGGKLGTASVVSENGDFIGGNEIGNGNLVPGWIVKLNGYFDTKECNITVPSDIEVQSKLGETSVAVNYEVTSDCPDYKLVLVNGLESGAKFPMGITTVAYNLVDAEGKVINSASFKVYVKDSYCTPRFTAIVEPITKVKIGTIDNTTTNYVTANENEYFLDQSTDLKQGGTYDITVAGNTNGITETSEFVVYFDLNQDGIFNPDTEGYYVGAITGSTGADGKTVTKSVTLPENAKLGKTRMRIMKTYRLVPDNPCSTTYAYGQSEDYSVNFIENLGMSDINSKDLKIYPNPVKNILSIDSKSMVKNVRIINMAGQEVYNKQLNKMNPQVNVSHLPKGVYIINIETTEGIVTQKIIKD from the coding sequence ATGAGAAGAAATTTTATTCTTGAAAAATTTATTGCTTTACTCTTTATATCTTCTAGTTTATATGCGCAAAAGATGGAACTTAGAGCAATGGATATTCCTAGGTCAGGAATTCGAGGCATAGCTAACAATGGTAATGCCGTTATGATTGGATACACTTATAATTATGAAACAAATTCATTTGTTAAAATAGATAATGGTATCATCAGTTATGCGAATATGAATGAAAAGGGAGATATCGTTGGAACAAGTAAAATTAATGATTTAGTTCATCCTGTATATAAATTAGCTGGAACAACTGAATGGGTTTCAACAGGAGTTTTTCCTAATTTAGTTAAAGATGATGCAGTTACTGTATATTCTATAAGTAGTAATGGACGCTATATTGTAGGACAGATGAAATCCGTACCTTTTATCTATGATATTCAAACAAAAGAATTAAAAAATATAATTCCTAATGGATACAAATACGGAGCTGGTTATAGTGTAAATAATGAAGGGACAACTGTTGGTTGGATTGATGCTGATCTTAATGGAACTTTTAGAGAGTTAGCAGTTATAAAAAAAGATGGTCAGTTAGAAAAACTACTAACAGATTATGCTATTCCTATAAATAATCATATTTGGCATGTAGACGATAATGGTATTGCAGTGGGAGAGGTAGGTTTAAAACCATTTATGTATAATTTAAATACAAACGAATATAAAATATTTGATTTACCAGCAGGTTATAGAACAGGAACTTTTATAAGTTCTTCAAATGGAATTTTGGTAGGATATGTTCAAAATATGGTTTCTGATCGTGATGCTATTATTTATCATTCTTCTCTAGGAGATCAGCCAAAATTAATCAAGGATCTATTAATAGAGCAAGGGATAGAAGTCACAATTCCAGGAGGAAAATTAGGAACAGCAAGTGTCGTTTCTGAAAATGGGGATTTTATTGGAGGAAATGAAATTGGAAATGGAAATCTTGTTCCTGGTTGGATAGTGAAATTGAATGGTTATTTCGATACAAAGGAATGTAATATAACTGTTCCATCTGATATTGAAGTTCAATCAAAATTAGGAGAAACTTCTGTTGCGGTGAATTATGAAGTTACTTCTGATTGTCCAGATTATAAATTAGTTTTAGTGAATGGTTTAGAGTCAGGAGCTAAATTTCCTATGGGAATTACAACGGTTGCTTACAATTTAGTTGATGCTGAAGGTAAAGTAATTAATTCAGCATCATTCAAAGTCTATGTAAAAGATTCTTATTGTACACCTAGATTTACAGCGATTGTAGAACCTATTACAAAAGTAAAAATTGGTACGATTGATAATACTACAACCAATTATGTAACAGCAAATGAGAACGAATATTTTTTAGATCAATCGACAGATTTAAAACAAGGAGGTACATACGATATTACAGTAGCAGGAAATACAAATGGAATAACAGAAACTAGTGAGTTTGTTGTTTACTTTGACTTAAATCAAGATGGAATATTCAATCCAGATACTGAAGGATATTATGTTGGTGCAATTACAGGTTCTACAGGAGCAGATGGTAAAACTGTTACAAAATCAGTAACTCTTCCTGAGAATGCTAAATTAGGTAAAACGCGTATGCGTATTATGAAGACATATAGATTGGTACCAGATAACCCTTGCTCTACTACTTATGCTTATGGACAAAGTGAAGATTACTCGGTTAATTTTATAGAAAATTTAGGGATGTCTGATATAAATTCAAAAGATCTTAAAATCTATCCAAATCCAGTTAAAAATATTTTATCAATCGATTCTAAATCAATGGTAAAAAATGTAAGAATTATTAATATGGCTGGGCAAGAAGTTTACAATAAACAATTAAATAAAATGAATCCTCAGGTTAATGTTTCTCATTTACCAAAAGGAGTTTATATAATAAATATTGAGACTACTGAAGGAATTGTTACACAAAAAATCATCAAAGATTAA
- a CDS encoding GNAT family N-acetyltransferase, which translates to MEIKQIDDKKNGAFVVLDGDKKAGEMAYVWAGNDKIIIDHTEVDEAYGGQGVGKKALLALVDWVRKDNIKVIPLCPFAKAQFDKNPEIRDVLS; encoded by the coding sequence ATGGAAATTAAACAAATTGATGATAAGAAAAATGGTGCTTTTGTCGTTTTAGATGGCGATAAAAAAGCTGGAGAAATGGCTTACGTTTGGGCTGGTAATGATAAAATTATTATCGATCATACAGAGGTTGACGAAGCATATGGTGGACAAGGTGTTGGTAAAAAAGCTTTATTAGCCTTAGTAGATTGGGTGAGAAAAGATAATATCAAAGTAATTCCTTTATGTCCTTTCGCAAAGGCACAGTTTGATAAAAATCCAGAAATTAGAGACGTTTTATCATAA
- a CDS encoding ribosomal maturation YjgA family protein produces the protein MFKFDKKSFSIAIIIFLIEVIIALYIKDKIIRPFVGDILVVIFIYYFIKAFINTKAINIAIFTLFFSFIVEILQYFNFVEMIGLGHNKAARIIIGTSFSWIDLLCYFVGFILLFFIDKDLKKKNVI, from the coding sequence ATGTTCAAATTCGATAAAAAATCATTCAGCATAGCAATTATTATCTTTTTGATTGAAGTAATTATTGCGTTATACATCAAAGACAAAATCATTCGTCCTTTTGTTGGCGATATTTTAGTCGTGATTTTCATTTACTATTTTATCAAAGCATTTATCAACACAAAAGCGATTAACATTGCAATTTTTACATTGTTTTTTTCTTTTATTGTAGAGATTTTACAATATTTCAATTTTGTAGAAATGATTGGCTTAGGACATAACAAAGCGGCTCGAATAATCATCGGAACATCATTTTCGTGGATTGATTTACTATGTTATTTTGTCGGATTTATCCTATTATTTTTTATTGATAAAGATTTGAAGAAAAAAAATGTAATTTGA
- the cysS gene encoding cysteine--tRNA ligase, producing the protein MVKENQLKLHNSLTGQKETFEPINQDNVGMYVCGPTVYSNVHLGNVRTFMSFDMIYRYLKFLGYKVRYVRNITDAGHLTDDGNVENDRFVKQSKLEKLEPMEIVQKYTVDFHKVLEKFNLLPPTIEPTATGHILEQIALAEKLIDLGFAYEVNGSVYFDVEAYNKKGLDYGELSNRNIEELINNTRDLDGQGEKKNPVDFALWKNASPAHIMRWASPWGDGFPGWHLECTVMSTKYLGDYFDIHGGGMDLKFPHHECEIAQAKGSNGHEPVKYWMHANMLTMNGQRMSKSTGNYILPMQLVNGENDFFEKPFHPAVVRFCFLQAHYRSVLDISNDAMLASEKGYNRLVEALKTLETITPKKISTVNIDELETKLYTAMDDDFNTPILIAHLFDAVKMINSIKDSFENITAEDLERLKAIMNGFVHDVLGLDTEAANESSDKLDGVVKMLIEMRNQARVDKNWALSDQIRDQLSALGIQLKDGADGTTFSF; encoded by the coding sequence ATGGTAAAAGAAAATCAATTAAAATTACATAATTCCTTAACGGGACAGAAAGAAACGTTCGAACCAATTAATCAAGATAATGTTGGAATGTATGTTTGTGGACCTACCGTTTACAGTAATGTGCATCTTGGGAATGTGCGTACGTTTATGTCATTTGATATGATTTATCGTTACCTAAAATTTTTGGGTTACAAAGTTCGTTATGTTCGTAATATTACTGATGCAGGGCATTTAACAGATGACGGAAATGTAGAAAATGATCGTTTTGTAAAACAATCTAAATTAGAGAAATTAGAACCAATGGAAATCGTACAGAAATATACGGTTGATTTTCATAAAGTTTTAGAGAAATTTAATTTATTACCTCCAACAATCGAGCCTACAGCAACGGGTCATATTTTAGAACAAATTGCTTTAGCGGAGAAATTAATTGATTTAGGATTTGCTTACGAAGTAAATGGATCAGTTTATTTTGATGTCGAAGCATACAACAAAAAAGGACTTGATTATGGTGAATTGAGTAACCGTAACATCGAAGAATTAATCAATAATACAAGAGATTTAGACGGACAAGGAGAGAAGAAAAATCCTGTGGATTTTGCACTTTGGAAAAATGCTTCGCCTGCTCACATTATGCGTTGGGCTTCACCTTGGGGAGATGGTTTCCCTGGTTGGCACTTAGAATGTACAGTGATGAGCACAAAATATCTTGGCGATTATTTCGATATTCACGGGGGTGGAATGGATCTTAAATTTCCTCACCACGAATGTGAAATTGCCCAAGCAAAAGGTTCTAACGGTCACGAACCAGTAAAATATTGGATGCATGCCAATATGTTGACGATGAATGGTCAGCGTATGAGTAAATCGACAGGAAATTACATTTTGCCAATGCAATTAGTGAATGGTGAAAATGATTTCTTCGAAAAACCATTTCATCCTGCTGTTGTACGTTTTTGTTTCTTACAAGCGCATTATCGCAGTGTTTTAGATATTTCGAATGATGCAATGTTAGCTTCAGAAAAAGGATATAATCGTTTGGTTGAAGCATTAAAAACATTAGAAACAATTACACCAAAGAAAATTTCTACCGTTAATATTGATGAGTTAGAAACGAAATTATACACAGCAATGGATGATGATTTCAATACGCCAATATTGATTGCACATTTGTTTGATGCAGTGAAAATGATTAATTCAATCAAAGATAGTTTCGAGAATATTACAGCAGAAGATTTAGAGCGCTTAAAGGCGATTATGAATGGTTTTGTTCATGATGTTTTAGGTTTAGATACAGAGGCTGCAAACGAAAGTTCTGATAAATTAGATGGTGTTGTAAAAATGCTAATCGAAATGCGTAATCAAGCACGTGTGGATAAAAATTGGGCTTTATCAGATCAGATTCGTGATCAATTAAGTGCATTAGGTATCCAACTAAAAGACGGCGCTGATGGTACTACTTTTAGTTTTTAA
- a CDS encoding urocanate hydratase — protein MTFQEQIKQGIPSVLPQKKERDPNISHAPKRKEILSEDEKKLALKNALRYFEPKDHAELIPEFKQELEDFGRIYMYRLMPDYKIFARPITDYPGNSEQAKAIQLMIQNNLDHAVAQHPEELITYGGNGAVFQNWAQYLLTMKYLSEMTDEQTLVMYSGHPMGLFPSHKNAPRVVVTNGMVIPNYSKPDDWEKMNALGVSQYGQMTAGSYMYIGPQGIVHGTTITVLNGCRKIDNEGTAGKLFVTAGLGGMSGAQPKAGNIAGVVSVTAEVNPAATYKRHEQGWVDEVITDLDELVARVREAKENKEVVSIAYDGNVVDVWEKFDQENLYIDLGSDQTSLHNPWAGGYYPVGLSFDEANEMMANNPELFKEKVQESLRRHADSVNKHTAKGTYFFDYGNAFLLEASRAGADVMAENNIDFKYPSYVQDIMGPMCFDFGFGPFRWVCTSGKPEDLQKTDEIACQVLEEIMQHSPKEIQQQMQDNITWIKGAQENKLVVGSQARILYADAEGRIKIAKAFNDAIAKGEIGAVVLGRDHHDVSGTDSPFRETSNIYDGSKFTADMAIHNVIGDSFRGATWVSIHNGGGVGWGEVINGGFGMLLDGSSDAEQRLKSMLHWDVNNGIARRSWARNEEAIFAIKRAMEEEPLLKVTLPNIIDEDLL, from the coding sequence ATGACTTTTCAAGAACAAATAAAACAAGGTATTCCTTCTGTTTTACCTCAAAAAAAAGAAAGAGATCCTAATATAAGTCACGCCCCTAAGCGTAAAGAAATATTATCGGAAGACGAAAAAAAATTAGCGCTTAAAAATGCATTGCGTTATTTCGAACCAAAAGATCATGCTGAATTAATTCCAGAATTTAAGCAAGAATTAGAAGATTTCGGACGTATTTATATGTATCGTTTGATGCCTGATTACAAAATTTTTGCTCGCCCAATTACAGATTATCCAGGAAATTCGGAACAAGCAAAAGCAATTCAATTAATGATTCAAAATAATTTGGATCATGCAGTTGCACAACATCCTGAAGAATTGATTACTTATGGAGGAAATGGCGCGGTTTTCCAGAACTGGGCGCAATATCTTTTAACGATGAAATATTTGTCAGAAATGACAGATGAGCAAACCTTAGTGATGTATTCTGGACATCCAATGGGTTTATTTCCTTCACACAAAAATGCTCCGCGCGTTGTCGTTACGAATGGAATGGTGATTCCTAATTATTCGAAACCGGATGATTGGGAAAAGATGAATGCGTTAGGTGTTTCTCAATACGGGCAAATGACCGCAGGAAGTTATATGTACATTGGTCCGCAAGGAATTGTTCATGGAACAACGATTACCGTTTTGAATGGTTGTCGCAAAATCGATAATGAAGGTACGGCAGGAAAATTATTTGTTACGGCTGGCTTAGGTGGAATGTCTGGCGCGCAACCGAAAGCGGGAAATATCGCAGGTGTTGTTTCTGTAACTGCCGAAGTGAATCCTGCTGCGACTTACAAACGTCACGAACAAGGTTGGGTAGATGAGGTAATTACTGATTTGGATGAATTAGTTGCTCGTGTTCGCGAAGCCAAAGAAAATAAAGAAGTTGTTTCGATTGCTTATGATGGAAATGTGGTGGATGTTTGGGAAAAATTTGACCAAGAAAATCTATACATTGACTTAGGTTCAGATCAAACATCTTTGCATAATCCTTGGGCGGGCGGTTATTACCCTGTTGGATTATCATTTGACGAAGCCAATGAAATGATGGCAAATAATCCTGAATTATTCAAAGAAAAAGTACAAGAATCGCTTCGTCGTCATGCAGATTCTGTCAACAAACATACTGCAAAAGGAACGTATTTCTTCGATTATGGAAATGCCTTTTTATTAGAAGCTTCTCGTGCTGGAGCAGATGTAATGGCTGAAAATAATATCGATTTTAAATACCCTTCTTATGTTCAAGATATTATGGGACCAATGTGTTTCGATTTCGGATTCGGACCATTCCGTTGGGTTTGTACATCTGGAAAACCAGAAGATTTACAAAAAACAGATGAAATTGCTTGTCAAGTTTTAGAAGAAATCATGCAACATTCTCCGAAGGAAATTCAGCAACAAATGCAAGATAATATTACGTGGATAAAAGGAGCACAAGAAAACAAATTGGTTGTTGGATCTCAAGCACGTATTTTATATGCTGATGCTGAAGGAAGAATTAAAATTGCGAAAGCTTTCAACGATGCTATTGCGAAAGGTGAAATCGGAGCAGTTGTTTTAGGACGTGATCATCATGATGTTTCTGGAACAGATTCTCCTTTCCGTGAAACATCTAATATTTATGATGGCTCAAAATTCACAGCTGATATGGCGATTCACAATGTCATTGGCGACAGTTTCCGTGGTGCAACTTGGGTTTCTATTCACAACGGCGGAGGCGTTGGTTGGGGAGAAGTAATCAATGGAGGTTTCGGAATGTTGCTAGACGGTTCTTCAGATGCTGAACAACGTTTAAAATCAATGTTGCATTGGGATGTGAACAATGGAATTGCTCGTCGCTCTTGGGCAAGAAACGAAGAAGCTATTTTTGCGATAAAACGCGCAATGGAAGAAGAACCATTATTAAAAGTTACTTTACCAAATATCATTGATGAAGATTTATTATAA